One Streptomyces sp. B21-105 genomic region harbors:
- a CDS encoding MoaD/ThiS family protein — MSVTVRIPTILRTYTGGQAEVPAEGVTLGEVISDLEKNHTGIAARVLDDQGKLRRFVNVYVNDDDVRFEQGLETATPDGAGVSIIPAVAGG; from the coding sequence ATGAGCGTCACTGTTCGCATCCCGACCATCCTGCGCACCTACACCGGCGGTCAGGCCGAGGTCCCGGCCGAGGGCGTGACCCTCGGCGAGGTCATCTCCGACCTGGAGAAGAACCACACCGGCATCGCCGCGCGCGTCCTCGACGACCAGGGCAAGCTGCGCCGGTTCGTCAACGTGTACGTGAACGACGACGACGTCCGCTTCGAGCAGGGCCTCGAGACGGCGACTCCGGACGGCGCCGGCGTATCGATCATTCCGGCCGTCGCCGGTGGCTGA
- a CDS encoding cold-shock protein, whose protein sequence is MAQGTVKWFNAEKGYGFIAVDGGADVFVHYSAIQMDGYRTLEEGQRVDFEISQGQKGPQADMVRLATG, encoded by the coding sequence ATGGCTCAGGGCACCGTCAAGTGGTTCAACGCGGAGAAGGGGTACGGCTTCATCGCGGTCGACGGTGGTGCGGATGTTTTCGTCCACTACAGCGCGATTCAGATGGACGGCTACCGCACCCTGGAAGAGGGTCAGCGGGTCGATTTCGAGATCTCGCAGGGCCAGAAGGGGCCGCAGGCGGACATGGTCCGTCTCGCGACCGGCTGA